In the genome of Streptomyces globosus, one region contains:
- a CDS encoding RNA polymerase sigma factor: MSGLAPEPQPEPQPEPEPEPEPEPEPEPGPRTEPQSQSEPRPTPDAAGGAGPSDAELIRRLRRAFAAGTADAGVCELLHRRHGAAAFACARACCRTPHDAEDLASEAFLRTLQAVRSGAGPRERWRPYLLAVVRHTASEWRAGAGRTLLTPDVEPWCGPGAVGEDPQRRLLECEDRRLVARSFRTLPERWRAVLWHTLVEDDCPHPVPLLLGITPSAVTSLAFRAREGLREAYLRAHLDGAPDPRCRRYAGPLGAAVRRGGALRAPGLAEHLASCAHCSRAYAELLDLYAALPAGPGAPPAPGRGHAHGPGPLAPGGRRGGRGRGGVDAGEGDQGLY; this comes from the coding sequence ATGTCCGGGTTAGCACCCGAACCCCAGCCCGAACCCCAGCCCGAACCCGAACCCGAACCCGAGCCCGAACCCGAGCCCGAACCCGGGCCCCGGACCGAACCGCAGTCGCAGTCGGAGCCGCGGCCCACGCCGGACGCGGCCGGCGGAGCCGGGCCGTCCGACGCGGAGCTCATCCGGCGGCTGCGGCGGGCGTTCGCGGCGGGGACCGCGGACGCCGGAGTCTGCGAACTGCTCCACCGGCGGCACGGTGCCGCCGCTTTCGCATGTGCGCGCGCGTGCTGCCGTACGCCGCACGACGCCGAGGACCTCGCCTCCGAGGCCTTCCTGCGGACCCTCCAGGCCGTGCGGTCCGGAGCCGGCCCGCGGGAGCGCTGGCGCCCGTACCTGCTCGCGGTCGTCCGGCACACGGCCTCGGAGTGGCGGGCCGGCGCGGGCCGGACGCTGCTGACGCCCGACGTCGAGCCGTGGTGCGGCCCCGGCGCGGTCGGCGAGGACCCGCAGCGCCGGCTGCTGGAGTGCGAGGACCGCCGGCTCGTCGCCCGCTCGTTCCGCACGCTGCCCGAGCGGTGGCGGGCCGTCCTGTGGCACACGCTGGTCGAGGACGACTGCCCGCACCCCGTGCCGCTGCTGCTCGGCATCACTCCCAGCGCGGTGACGTCGCTGGCCTTCCGGGCCCGCGAGGGGCTGCGGGAGGCGTACCTGCGTGCCCACCTCGACGGGGCCCCGGACCCCCGCTGCCGCCGGTACGCGGGCCCGCTGGGCGCGGCGGTGCGGCGCGGCGGGGCCCTGCGCGCGCCCGGCCTCGCCGAGCACCTGGCGTCCTGCGCACACTGCTCGCGCGCATACGCCGAACTGCTGGACCTGTACGCCGCGCTGCCCGCCGGTCCGGGCGCCCCGCCCGCGCCCGGCCGCGGGCACGCGCACGGCCCCGGGCCGCTCGCGCCGGGTGGACGGCGAGGGGGCCGGGGCCGTGGGGGAGTCGATGCGGGGGAAGGGGATCAGGGCCTGTATTGA
- a CDS encoding DUF1996 domain-containing protein: MSQKGHKRRLRTSHKVLAMVSALVLGGGGVVFVAQGAFAGQDDRAAPVTATIDCPDVGDKLTDVPEKARAEVDKNLAQLDTQVADAYKQLATGRAKGGTLLSGLRQQRGRTIGAIGDAMAGAGARPQGLDGLAGCEMKQAAAPDPEDEPAAAQGAAAQGAAAQGGQAAAKGGPARSDFVAIGNVRPNVRKPANRGNASRGSFSVNCGRNENGHFNPDNVIVAPGVSNGAHHMHDYVGNLTTDAFSTNNSLAASGTTCTNGDKSTYYWPVLRLRDGRAERDANAPGGGQDGNVGTILKPKQVTIEFKGSPVSKVAAMPRFLRIITGDAKAFTNGVGNANASWSCTGFENRQLKDKYPICPRGSDVVRTFNFQSCWDGRNTDSANHRTHVAFANRDGSCKPGFKAIPQLVQRIVYSVPPGSRFAVDSFPEQLHKPVTDHGDFINVMSDRLMANAVRCINDGRTCR, translated from the coding sequence ATGAGTCAAAAGGGCCACAAACGCCGTCTGCGGACGTCGCACAAGGTCCTCGCCATGGTGTCCGCCCTGGTCCTGGGCGGAGGCGGGGTCGTGTTCGTCGCACAGGGCGCGTTCGCCGGACAGGACGACCGCGCCGCGCCGGTGACCGCCACCATCGACTGCCCGGACGTCGGCGACAAGCTCACGGACGTCCCCGAAAAGGCCCGCGCGGAGGTGGACAAGAACCTCGCCCAGCTCGACACCCAGGTCGCCGACGCCTACAAGCAGCTCGCCACGGGCCGCGCCAAGGGCGGCACCCTGCTCAGCGGCCTCCGGCAGCAGCGCGGCAGGACCATAGGCGCCATCGGCGACGCGATGGCGGGCGCGGGCGCCCGCCCCCAGGGCCTGGACGGGCTCGCCGGCTGCGAGATGAAGCAGGCGGCCGCCCCCGACCCCGAGGACGAACCGGCAGCGGCGCAGGGGGCCGCAGCACAGGGCGCCGCGGCCCAGGGCGGCCAGGCGGCGGCCAAGGGCGGCCCGGCCCGCAGCGACTTCGTCGCGATCGGCAACGTCCGGCCCAACGTCCGCAAGCCCGCGAACCGCGGGAACGCCTCCAGAGGGTCCTTCTCGGTGAACTGCGGCCGCAACGAGAACGGCCACTTCAACCCGGACAACGTCATCGTCGCCCCCGGCGTCAGCAACGGCGCCCACCACATGCACGACTACGTCGGCAACCTCACCACGGACGCCTTCTCCACCAACAACAGCCTCGCCGCCTCCGGCACCACCTGCACCAACGGAGACAAGTCCACCTACTACTGGCCCGTGCTCCGGCTCCGCGACGGCCGTGCCGAACGCGACGCCAACGCGCCCGGCGGCGGCCAGGACGGCAACGTCGGCACCATCCTCAAGCCGAAGCAGGTGACGATCGAGTTCAAGGGCAGCCCGGTCTCCAAGGTCGCCGCCATGCCCCGCTTCCTGCGCATCATCACCGGCGACGCCAAGGCCTTCACCAACGGGGTCGGGAACGCCAACGCCTCGTGGAGCTGCACCGGCTTCGAGAACCGGCAGCTGAAGGACAAGTACCCGATCTGCCCCAGGGGCAGCGACGTGGTCCGCACGTTCAACTTCCAGAGCTGCTGGGACGGGCGGAACACCGACAGCGCCAACCACCGCACCCACGTGGCCTTCGCGAACAGGGACGGCTCCTGCAAGCCCGGGTTCAAGGCCATCCCGCAGCTCGTCCAGCGGATCGTCTACAGCGTGCCGCCCGGCTCCCGGTTCGCCGTAGACAGCTTTCCCGAGCAGCTGCACAAGCCGGTCACCGACCACGGCGACTTCATCAACGTGATGTCCGACCGGCTCATGGCGAACGCAGTGCGCTGCATCAACGACGGGCGCACCTGCCGCTGA
- a CDS encoding DUF4142 domain-containing protein, whose protein sequence is MLSFRRSAVGSMSVASRHVLATVAVIGALAFTLIALLVPVEKFNGGSAAATTLPAADDDGLGTMSTAFGPLTAQDRDFVRKVRLAGLWELPAGRQALQRSNRSTMRTAGEHLVEGHAELDRRALEVGGALGMELPDRPTQQQQEWLDQLTNAQGAQYEQLFAQLLRRAHGKVFSLVAQIRAQTRNSMVRGLATDANATVLDHITVLEATGMVDFDGLTDTPPAAAPAPASSTVSRPK, encoded by the coding sequence GTGCTGTCATTCCGTCGGTCGGCCGTCGGCAGCATGTCGGTCGCATCGAGACACGTGTTGGCCACGGTCGCCGTCATCGGCGCCCTCGCCTTCACCCTGATCGCGTTGCTTGTCCCCGTGGAGAAGTTCAACGGGGGATCGGCCGCAGCGACCACGCTCCCCGCGGCCGACGACGACGGCCTCGGAACCATGAGCACGGCCTTCGGGCCGCTGACCGCCCAGGACCGGGACTTCGTCCGCAAGGTGCGCCTCGCCGGACTGTGGGAGCTGCCCGCCGGCCGCCAGGCCCTCCAGCGCAGCAACCGCTCCACCATGCGCACGGCCGGCGAGCACCTCGTCGAGGGCCACGCCGAACTGGACCGGCGCGCCCTGGAAGTGGGCGGGGCGCTCGGCATGGAACTGCCCGACCGGCCCACCCAGCAGCAGCAGGAGTGGCTCGACCAGCTCACCAACGCCCAAGGCGCCCAGTACGAGCAGCTCTTCGCCCAGCTGCTGCGCCGCGCCCACGGCAAGGTGTTCTCGCTCGTGGCCCAGATCCGGGCGCAGACCCGCAACTCGATGGTCCGGGGGCTGGCCACCGACGCCAACGCCACGGTCCTGGACCACATCACGGTCCTGGAGGCCACCGGCATGGTCGATTTCGACGGCCTCACGGACACGCCGCCGGCCGCGGCGCCCGCGCCCGCCTCCTCCACCGTTTCCCGACCGAAGTGA